From the Hordeum vulgare subsp. vulgare chromosome 1H, MorexV3_pseudomolecules_assembly, whole genome shotgun sequence genome, the window gaaatgagaggggtttaaaataaaacacaaggagaaaataaaaataaaaacccaagggttgcccccacatttaataaaaggacttctaTTAAAAGGAAGATGAACCTTTTTAAATTGGGGTTAAAACGAAgacttagcaaaaccacaaaaacaaattaggaggggagaggagggttttaggtccgcggtgcaacagggttttgagAAGAATCCTAGGCACCCAATCACGCAACAAACACAAAGGCACACTCACCAAGCACTCACACTCACAATCACCAAGGTGCAACTAGACACCAAGACAAGCACGCAAGAGAAATGatgacatgcatgatgcgatgatgcaatctacatgatgatgcaacaaataaaactaagcacacgacggaaacggaaataaaggggaatcttctaggcgTCGGCATAGGGCTGTCACACGGCCCTCCCCCGAACTCCAGTGGTGGCACACGCAGGCAGTGGCTGGTGTGCCAATTCTCCCACGGTGGCAGTGCCGCTACGGGTTGTCGTCGGATCTGGGAGGCTATATCTAGGGCTTTGAAGGTGGTCGGTCAGATGCACAAGATGTCGGATAGATGCTCGTGGGACAAGATCCTGGTGAGAACCTTGTCTACGACCGATGGTCGGAGCCGGTGATGGTAATGCCCATGGCGGTTTCCTTCTTGGACGCATCATCAAGGTGAAGTTCCCGCCTCCTTCCGCTACCTCCGGGGAAACCCCTTGATCAGTCGATCAGATGATGGAGGCACTTAGGTGTCGTTTGACCCTTGGGGgcgtcattcttggaggtgtGCATTGGTTCGAGGGACCAGTGGATAGTTTAGCGGTGGAGCGGTGTTTCATGTCACAcatcgatgacatgatgtatcggCGGCATGGAGCGGCAGGTTCTCGGCGATGGATCTGTGATGATGGCGCGCGTAGGGAGGTGGTATTggtgggcgccgtggtggcgtcgataaCGGGCCTCGCAAGGTCGATACATCAGTACCTGCTCTAAAGATGGATCGGTGGATGACGACGACAGCTTCTAAGTAAGCCAGACCGGTGCATGCCCCAGACCCGCTTGGTTGGGGCcttcggctttagatgttaggataTGGTGCGAGGTTTGTTTGGTATTCGGCTCGGACTTTCGACATCCCTTTATCAggtggataggagtagcgacataTGTTGTCAAGATGATGGCCTCAGACTTACTGATGTATTACTTTATAAggtctttgtgaataattaataaaatggctgcatgcatcacccagatgcagaggccggggccatCCTTTTCGTAAAAAAATTGacgtttgttgttgtttttttctagCTTTTTCATCATAGCAAGGAGGGGTCCAGTTCAATTCATGGGTATGCAgttgaatacccattatttttgTCAAGAAACTAGGTATATGTAGTGTATATATGGGTatgtataaaaaaaatacgaaaatGCTGAGCATTCAGCCCAAAAATAGAGGCTTGGCCACCTCGCTATTCTCCCTCACGACCGCAAGAAGGCCCATAGGCCCAAATCAATTCACTCTGCAGCGTATGCACGCAATCATCATTACCTTTGTCAAAAGAAAAACGCATCGATCGAGACAAACCGACGCCTTCATTGTGAAATCCTTTCCGAATGTTAAAAGCTCACGATTCTTAATTGACCTAAATTCATTTATTTTTATCTAAAAAATAAATTCACTGATTTATCACTGCAGCGTGCACGTGTCGTctaattttcttcttctccttgtgtcaAGCAGGTTGTAGTCTTGTAGACTACGTGAGTTACATCAAAGTAAGTTAGTTTGACTAGTTGTCTTCCTATTTTAATAACAGTGGAATTAGATTTATTTTTGCTGTCAGTTATGAATTGTTTGGACATGAAAATTTGCAATTTTCCATTTGAATTTGTAATGCGAGAATATTTATAAGTTGTGAATTTGTTCCTGTGAGCACTATTTACATAAATTAGTACTCTGAAACTTGAGCATTTTTTATTCTCTTTCTAAAGCATGGGGAAGAAGAATACTGGTAGATCAATGTTAAAAACTTAGGAGTTTTTATATGTTGAACAATTTTGAATACACAGTCTTCAAATCCTGGGCCCGCCCCTGATCATAGGAGGAGCATCTATTTTGATCTTCCCAGGCCCTTCCCGCTCACTGTAGTACCACGCACACACAGTTGATCTGCTTCCTTGGAGCTTCGCTTTGTTCTCCATCAACAATGGTGGTGCGATTTCTGCGGTGATGAGAAGGCACTTTGTGTGCGAAGATAGTTGCTTCTGGTCAGGTGAGGCGTACTGGATGCAAGTCAGTTGATCTTTGGGGTGATGCGCATGCAGGCACTTGCTACGGTATGGGAAGATATTAGGCTCCGGTCAGGTGAGGCgtgctttttttctttttgatcaAAGTCAGGTGAGGCGTGCTGGAGACGGTAGACTTGACTCAATCCCGCGCGCCCATGTTGTATGCATCCATGCACGTACGTGGGATTCAGTCCTCGTACCGTCGTACGTGCCGACGTGCGTCTCAAGTCCGACCATAAAGCTTGAAATTTCTAGTGATGGCGTCACCGTGGCTGGAAACGAGCCGTGAAATGTTGACCCGTGACCAGGCCATGCATGCAGTCCAATCTGAGACGCCCACCACGTACGTACGCCGAGGTTGCCATCTTATAAATTTCAGTTGAGATCGGCCTGCATTGATCGACTCACAACTTGCATTGCAAACACACGAAACAAAACCAAACAAAGTTCCTTAGCTCACACTACATCTAGtgtgagagagatagagagagcgcAAATGGAGGACGCGTACATCACGGCCTGCCTCGCCGTAGCTCTCGTGTCGCTGCTCATCGTGATCGCGGGCAGGCGGCGCTGGGGGCCGCGTGGCGAAGGCCTGCGCCTGCCGCCCGGGCCTTGGCAGCTGCCGGTGATCGGCAGCCTGCACCACCTCGTCCTCGCTGGGAAGCTCCCTCACCGCGCGCTGCGCGAGCTGGCGCGGCGCCACGGGCCGGCCATGCTGCTCCGGCTCGGTGAGGTCAACGCCGTCGTGGTGTCCTCCCGGGAGGGGGCGCGCGAGGTGCTCAAGAACCACGACACCATGTTCGCGACGCGGCCCCTGAGCACCACCATGCGCGTGCTCTCCTACGGCGGCCAGGACATCGTCTTCGCGCCCTACGGCGAGTACTGGCGCCAGCTCCGCAAGATCGCCGTGTCCGAGCTCTTCACCGCGCGCCGCGTCCAGTCGTTCCGCCCCATCCGCGAGGAGGAGGTCGCCACCGCGCTCCGCACCGTCGgcgaggccgccgccgccgcgcgcccCGTGGAGATGCGCGCGGTGCTGTCCGCGCTCGTCACGGACAGCACGGTGCGGGCCGTGATAGGCGACCGGTGCAGGGAGCGCGACGCGTTCCTCCGGGAGCTCGACCGCATCCTGGAGCTCGCGTCTGGGTTCAACGCGGCCGACATGTGGCCGTCCTCGCGGCTCGCCGCCTGGCTGAGTGGAGCCGAGGAGTGCCGCCACACCCTGTACAGCATCCTCGACGGCATCGTTCAGGAGCACCTGGAGAGGATGCACGGCGGCGGAGGCCACGCCGAGGACCTGCTCGACGCGCTGCTcaagatccagaaggagggtgggCTCAAGTTTCCCATCCACATGGACGCCGTCAAAGCCATCATCCTCGTAAGCATTCGATCTCCTCTCATAGCATTTTAGCGTCATATTTTGAACGAACAATCTCATGTTTTGTGTACGAACAGGACGTGTTCGCCGCCGGCAGtgaaacaacaactacgacgctAGAATGGGCGATATCAGAGCTGATCAACAACCCGAAGGCCATGCAGAAGGCGACGACCGAGGTGCGGCAAGCCTTCCATGGCCATGGCGCCGTGTCCGAGGACGCCCTAAGCGAGCTCCCATACCTACGCATCGTCATCCGGGAGACGCTGCGGCTGCACGCGCCGCTGCCGTTGCTATTCCGCGAGTGCCAGGAACCCTGCCAGGTGCAGGGATACGACGTGCCGCGGGGCACCCAGGTGCTGGTCAACGGTTGGGCGCTATGCCGCGACGAGCGCTACTGGCCCGACGCGCCCGAGGAGTTCCGGCCGGAGCGGTTCGAGGGAGAAGAAGCGGCGAAGGCCGACTTCGGAGGCGGCGACTTGGCGTTTGTGCCCTTCGGCGCCGGCCGCAGGATGTGCCCCGGCATGGCGTTTGGcctcgccggcgtcgagctcCCGCTTGCGAGCCTGCTCTTCCACTTCGACTGGGAGCTGCCAGGGCCAGGCTCGGCGAAGCTCGACATGACGGAGACGTTCGGGCTCACGGCGCGGCGGACAGACCAGCTCCTCTTGCGCCCTGTCCTTCGGGTCCCTATTACCGGAGTCTAGTCATGAATATAAATAAACTACTAGTAAAACACATGGATGTTATACTGTAAGACTATAATTATACCCACGTAGTAAATAAATTGCCTACCGTTGCATAGCATCATTGGTATTATTATGCAATAACTAGCGTAGTGGGGCTAGATCAATATGTGGTTCCTGAATACATTGTTAACCtacctatttgaaataatattaCTAGTTTTTTAAGCTTATTTAATACTTCCTTTGTTTCTAAATGTAAGAGCAGGATAGCTTGGCAAGAACACAACCAAAAGGGATATGATCTGAATTTTCGATAGAGTTACAAATAGTGCAGTGATCCGGCCCGGTCCATTCTCTTCCGAATCTGGTCAGTCGAAGGCAAGCGTCCTCAAATGACCTCCATATAtaggaagattttaaccttgggcggCACCCTAGCCTACCAAACAGCGTGACGAATACACTCAAAAGACCAGAAACACCTCCACCAGCCTCGAGCTACCACGAGGCTGAAATCCGCACCATCAAAGAAAAAGCCGGAAATTTGTGGAGCTTTGAGCATCTATAGCCGTGGATATCAAATTTGGTCTCCCAAACGCCCACGGATGGGATCGGGTGCCCGTAGGCAGTAACCGAACACACCTCATACTTTCTCCAATACATTCGAATACCTCATATTTCATCCCACAAATTCATAcaaaatatgcaaaaaaaaatcctatatatgtACTACACAAAACAAACTACCCTAACTTCTCTTCGTCGTAGAAAATGTCCACCATCTTTGTGGCAGGCATCCGGGTAGATTGACGCGAAGAAGGGTTCAGCTTTGAGCATCTATAGCCGTGGATATCAAATTTGGTCTCCCAAACGCCCACGGATGGGATCGGGTGCCCGTAGGCAGTAACCGAACACACCTCATACTTTCTCCAATACATTCGAATACCTCATATTTCATCCCACAAATTCATAcaaaatatgcaaaaaaaaatcctatatatgtACTACACAAAACAAACTACCCTAACTTCTCTTCGTCGTAGAAAATGTCCACCATCTTTGTGGCAGGCATCCGGGTAGATTGACGCGAAGAAGGGTTCAGCTTTGAGCATCTATAGCCGTGGATATCAAATTTGGTCTCCCAAACGCCCACGGATGGGATCGGGTGCCCGTAGGCAGTAACCGAACACACCTCATACTTTCTCCAATACATTCGAATACCTCATATTTCATCCCACAAATTCATAcaaaatatgcaaaaaaaaatcctatatatgtACTACACAAAACAAACTACCCTAACTTCTCTTCGTCGTAGAAAATGTCCACCATCTTTGTGGCAGGCATCCGGGTAGATTGACGCGAAGAAGGGTTCAGCTTTGAGCATCTATAGCCGTGGATATCAAATTTGGTCTCCCAAACGCCCACGGATGGGATCGGGTGCCCGTAGGCAGTAACCGAACACACCTCATACTTTCTCCAATACATTCGAATACCTCATATTTCATCCCACAAATTCATAcaaaatatgcaaaaaaaaatcctatatatgtACTACACAAAACAAACTACCCTAACTTCTCTTCGTCGTAGAAAATGTCCACCATCTTTGTGGCAGGCATCCGGGTAGATTGACGCGAAGAAGGGTTCAGCTTTGAGCATCTATAGCCGTGGATATCAAATTTGGTCTCCCAAACGCCCACGGATGGGATCGGGTGCCCGTAGGCAGTAACCGAACACACCTCATACTTTCTCCAATACATTCGAATACCTCATATTTCATCCCACAAATTCATAcaaaatatgcaaaaaaaaatcctatatatgtACTACACAAAACAAACTACCCTAACTTCTCTTCGTCGTAGAAAATGTCCACCATCTTTGTGGCAGGCATCCGGGTAGATTGACGCGAAGAAGGGTTCAGCTTTGAGCATCTATAGCCGTGGATATCAAATTTGGTCTCCCAAACGCCCACGGATGGGATCGGGTGCCCGTAGGCAGTAACCGAACACACCTCATACTTTCTCCAATACATTCGAATACCTCATATTTCATCCCACAAATTCATAcaaaatatgcaaaaaaaatcctatatatgtACTACACAAAACAAACTACCCTAACTTCTCTTCGTCGTAGAAAATGTCCACCATCTTTGTGGCAGGCATCCGGGTAGATTGACGCGAAGAAGGGTTCAGCTTTGAGCATCTATAGCCGTGGATATCAAATTTGGTCTCCCAAACGCCCACGGATGGGATCGGGTGCCCGTAGGCAGTAACCGAACACACCTCATACTTTCTCCAATACATTCGAATACCTCATATTTCATCCCACAAATTCATAcaaaatatgcaaaaaaaaatcctatatatgtACTACACAAAACAAACTACCCTAACTTCTCTTCGTCGTAGAAAATGTCCACCATCTTTGTGGCAGGCATCCGGGTAGATTGACGCGAAGAAGGGTTCCGACTCCTCCTCTTCATCCATATTGGTGAGCATCTCATCGACGTTCATTTCCTGCTCCTCCTGGAGGATACGGGGATTGGTCTCGGTCTCCGCCTCTGACTGAAATGAATCGAGGATTGTCTATTACACCTCCTGCAGATCGGTATCGCCCGCGACCGCCATGTCCTTCACCTGCACCACCTCCTTCTCTTGCGTCGCGTCCTCCTCCAAGCCATCCTTAGGATCCACCATGTTGGAAGGTAGCCCCGCGGCAATGAAGCTTCGAGCCTTGTCTGGATTTGCTCAAGGAGATCAAGCGGGCGCTCAGCGTTAGATAAGAATAGGTCCTGACCAGACGGCATGGTGGCATGGCTGCTTGATTGTGGTGGCTGTCGACGAGTGAAATCTGAAGGTGGAAGGCGATGTGAAAGTGGCGATGATAGGCGGGAGTGGACCGATAGGATTTCGCCTTAGATAGTCTGGATATGGGCCTGCGAGATGAACTGGAGCGCCGACACGCGGCGCCATCAGTCCGCGCGAGAAGACGAAGGTATGACCGTTAGATTCCAGATTGCTTTTATGAAAATCCACACGTTAGTCTCGCGTGACGGGCATGTCCGATGATGCCCCTGCCTTGTCTTATCCATCTAAGATTTAGATTGAATATGAGGACGGGCATTTGAATATGGTTTGAAAAATCCTCTGAATCATATTTTCTGATCACATGGATCGTTCAGCTTTGAGAGAATTTAAGAAAGCACGAGTGTGTAAATGCTCTTAGAAACACTGGGATGCTAGAATTCAGCCACTGCTTGGTCACAGTAGCTCTGAGAGCATGACAGGTGCGATGATAAAGCTTACAAGTACATACGTGCCACTAGGGATGCATGTAAGCGGCATTGCCTCTAATCATATAAGAACAAATATAATAAGGTACAATCAGCAGGTTGTAATAATTAAATTATGGGAGCTGCTACGCGTCAGCCGACGGATTCTTTAAAAAGATCTGCCACCTCCTAAGTCGTCGGATCTCACGAATCGAATGACCGAACGTCATCATGTACTACTGCAACATAGGTTGTGTTGCGGAAACATGGGTcatgttgcagaattttttaCG encodes:
- the LOC123419458 gene encoding dolabradiene monooxygenase-like, which gives rise to MEDAYITACLAVALVSLLIVIAGRRRWGPRGEGLRLPPGPWQLPVIGSLHHLVLAGKLPHRALRELARRHGPAMLLRLGEVNAVVVSSREGAREVLKNHDTMFATRPLSTTMRVLSYGGQDIVFAPYGEYWRQLRKIAVSELFTARRVQSFRPIREEEVATALRTVGEAAAAARPVEMRAVLSALVTDSTVRAVIGDRCRERDAFLRELDRILELASGFNAADMWPSSRLAAWLSGAEECRHTLYSILDGIVQEHLERMHGGGGHAEDLLDALLKIQKEGGLKFPIHMDAVKAIILDVFAAGSETTTTTLEWAISELINNPKAMQKATTEVRQAFHGHGAVSEDALSELPYLRIVIRETLRLHAPLPLLFRECQEPCQVQGYDVPRGTQVLVNGWALCRDERYWPDAPEEFRPERFEGEEAAKADFGGGDLAFVPFGAGRRMCPGMAFGLAGVELPLASLLFHFDWELPGPGSAKLDMTETFGLTARRTDQLLLRPVLRVPITGV